The Gadus macrocephalus chromosome 9, ASM3116895v1 genomic interval TCCAGGGCGCGTCATGTTGCTTCAGCCCCTGAATGATGAAGATGGTTGGACTGCAAAGGGCTGGGTTCTCCACTCTGTGTTCGACCCACACGCAGCTCTCCGATGGCACATGCTCATCGACATCAATAGCCCTGACATGTTGCTTGAtgagtcgtcccccccccccgttcgaCCAATGAGCCGAATCATAACCTGCTGCTTCAGCGGAAACATAGGAAATGGATGGTGCATGGACGGATAGTTGGATGGTTGGGCGAATGAACGTATGGAGAGTGGAGTGGACCGGTAGATGGATGAATTGTGAGTTGGattgatggatgaatgaatagGTGGATGGATAGGTAAAtcgatcagagagagagagagagagagagagagagagagggggagggggagagagagggagggagggacctgTGCCATAGTGTGTCCCTGTGTTTTACAATCCGTGACAGCGTTGCAGTTTAATTTAATTGTGAGTCATTGGGTGGGATTAAAAGCGAACTTGATTTATCAGTCAGTCCAACATTTGaagccaaagagagagagagagaagggctgtCTGTGATCAcacatcaccccccccaccccctaacccctcgctccctcccactccctgcctgcctgtctgtctcctctgctCTTTCCTCCATTCCAATCTCCTTATTCTCCCGCTGTTTCTCCATCCACCCGCTCTGCCTCCAGCTCGGTTCAGCCCCTATACTCCATCCCCCCAGCCATCGGGGCTGTGGTCATAAATTCTGGTGGCCATTACTATTGATCAGAGCTGCTTGGGTGTACCGGAGCCATAAAGGAGCATCTCGTATGATCCTCGTTTTGATCTCACTGGCTAGCAGCCTTCCAAGAAATTGGTCTACTTTTCACTTCTTGGACTCTTTTTCtcacttgtgcacacacacacacacacacacacacacacacacacacacacacacacactatgtttaTACATCAAAATACTTTTACCAGAATTTATAGACATTTTTATGCATGAAAGTACAGCGCTCCTTTCACTAACACAACCATTGGGCCTATACATAGTTAATCTATTCTACAAAATAACGATAACATATTAATATTAATCGAATCAAATAGATTTTTCATGTAAACCAAGTAATCTAAGTAACATCTCCTTCACAATGTCAGCAAAGTAGGTTTAGTTCACGGACATGCTAGGCTAGCCTTATGCTGGATAAACCATAgacgattaatcaaatttagaAAATGTGAGGGACCACTCACCTTGCGATAGATTTAGATACATTCAGTGTTGACACACACGCCACACTAACCATTCCCCAATAAACCAGTACAGATTCTCAACACCGGAAGTCTTTACAATCTCTCACGATCACTCTACAAGCCTTTCCTCCATATTGGAAGACCACCTCACTAAAGCTTTTACCGCCATGGCTTTTATTATGATCACTTGATGAATTCATGGTATTTCGTTAAGTCAGCATGGCTCCTGATTGGCTATCGTCTTTCCCAGGTGACAATCAATTGCCTGTGTACTTGGCTGTCGTCAGGGTTCCCCCCACACTAAAGGACATCGTCGTATTTAACTTGTTAAATATTTAATCTAACCACACCCCACACTACAGCACTTTGCTGACCAGAGTCGGAAGGGGAAAATCGGGCACAAACTCGGGCTAATTACCCCGCACGTTGTGTCGATACTCTCCCTGGTGGTTTTAAAGGATgtcaatgaaaaataatcaATGTTTCCAGGCATGCATCGTTCAAGAGCCAAATACACTCCTGGAGAAGATCTCTGCCTCTACACTGCCAGCTATGAGCTGTTCTCTACATTCATCTGTCTTTCTACCAGAAAAGATTTTTTTTGAACAAAATTCTTAACAAATAGCAGTTGCAGTAATGGGGTTGCTAGAAAGATTAATAAATGTCGGTCTTGTATCTCTCTTtcggtctctcgctctcgccgtctctctttctctctctctttctggttGTGGCCcgagctctttctctctctctttctggttGTGGCCcgagctctttctctctctctttctctcgctcgctcgctctcctctcaAAGCTGGGCTCTCTTAATCGATATCTCTCCCTCTAACACATGAACTTGTTTTCTGTTGTCTTCTCCTATCGAAAgaaacacaggcagacacaatcTTTATCCTCCAtcttacacactcacacgtacacacactccagCTGTCGCTCCCCCCTCCACAGGCAGTGTGTAGACTGAGGCTGTGTCTCTGCAGGTGGTCTGGACCTAAGCAGACATATCCACAGTACCTCTCTGTGTCACCATGGAGAACGGGCGTGCTGCTAATTCCTTGGGAGGAAattgaggaagagggagggagagagagagaatgagagcgagGATAGGTGACTGTTTGCCAACAGTTCAGTGCCAACCCAATACTTCTAAAATGCTGAATAAAGATCTTTAAATTGAGAAAGGCAAGTGGTCCCAGCAAGCTAAAATACATTTTCACTCATTTATTTTCACTCAATTTTTGCTTTTCATTAGCCTACAAGCATAAAAGTAGAAACAATGAGAGTTGAGATCTGAAATCTTACTTCATCTCCCATGGATTTGCTGGATAGGGGTAGGATAGTTGAGTTGTTACGTTGCCTATCTGCCTTCAATGGAAGTTATGGGTTTCAGTTCAACGAGAATGTAACACAGGAGTTGTACAGGCAAGAGAATAGAACCACACCATGGTGGTAAGAATAGGATAAAGTAAAACAATGAGGAGCTGACCCTAGACTTCTTCACTGGATCTCATGAATATACATTTGTAAACATTGTTTATATTTTCAAAATGTGAAAATAATTAATTATGCCAAAATGCGTCTCATAACAGTACTGCCTTGGCTCAATCAACATCAGTGTTTTTAGCTCTGCTTAAACCACTCTcttagtaagtgtgtgtgcgtgataacTGTTGGTTGTGTTGTGATGGCAAAGTCATCCCGGGATTATTGTCTGTAAATAGGATCTTTATTATGGCATCTCCTCCTCGGTTTTGCCTTCATGACTCAAACCATCtggaaaatgaataaataaatgataaacTGAGATGAACAAACATTTGGCTTGTCGATCTTTGTTCATCCCCACAGGCTTTCCTGGTTTTAAGGCTGTGGATATGAAGTGAGTGGACAACAGTATAACTCTTTAATGACGTGGTTAACAGTATACTTGTTAAGCCTTGTATAAGTACTGCTATTACCTTATATTAGTAGTGCGTCATCGTCCATGGCGGTGTATTACTGCATTTCGCTGTGCAGTGAGTCATATTTCAAACATGAGTCAGGCTGAGAGAACTTGTTGCATAACAATAACGCCAGAACGCCACTTGTGTTTGAATTTGCGTCTGTAGTGGGCACGGTTGACTTTATTGATCTAAAATGAGATGAGACGTACTTTATTCCTCCCAGATTAAATCTGAGTGACACGGCAGCATCATTAGTGCTGCTGCTCGCTGCCACCGTCTCCTACTCTACAATCACAAAAGGAATATTAAAACTTCTTTCAAACTATACTGAACCCTTAACCTTTCTATTATGTAGTAGGTTCACTCGTTACCCAATTATATCCAATGACGTTTCATCTTTTTGGGCCCCATAAATTCGACACAGCCATCAGAACGCAAAGATGTATGTGCTGTATCTTCTGTGCCGATATTGAGgttaaaatatataaagatgAGTCCTGTGTTGATAGTTATTATAGTACACCTGTgaattattgtttgttttgtgttgtagtTATATTCGGACAGTGTTAGTGTTTACTCATTCAGATCTTAACAACTATATGCATGAAGGGCCAAACTAGTCTTCTGGGTCCAGCAACCTTTCAAGTGTTCCTTGAGGTACCATGATGCACTTGTCATCAGTGCTACACTTTGCAGCAAAGTGATGTTATTTACTGTTCTTTTGCGATACATTCATTGCAGGCATACTTTATATAATTAAGGGGTACGCCTACATTCCACAGCCATGACGCAGATCGCTGGGTTTGAGATGATCGGAGGTGTTGTTTTTAATGCTTTGCAGTACTTTTCAGTGCCTCACGATGATGGCTGGCAGTGCATCGCAGAGCCTCTATTTCTACTCTATTTTCATCGAATCACTGGAAATGTGATGTCCATCTCAACTTTTTCCCTCTGTATTTTTGTGATATTTTGCAACATGTGCAAGAAAATGAAGCTCATGGGAACTTTCCATTAGTGGTAAGATCTGCACCTGACAACGCTGCGAAATCGATGCGCAGCTTCCAGAAGATTCACAGAAGGCGGTGGTTGGCCTGTTTTGCAAATCCGGACGATGTAATGGGGCCAAGCCCTGAGGAGGGGGAAAACGTTTCTTGAGTACATTTCCTGACGGAAGTGAGTTCTGCTGatcaaaacaaaagtgttatTGGCTGGGAGCTTTAGGGGAAGGGGGCTGGGGCTGAGCTGGACgtaggtgaggaggtgaggaatgcccaccttccctcccttctcttcctccctcactatctctctcccttacctcctccctcccttctcaaccctcactccctctctccctacctcctccctcccttctcctcttccctccctccctccctccctcccttctcctcttccctccctccctcccttctcctcttccctccctccctccctccctcccttctcctcttccctccctccctcccttctcctcttccctcactccctctctccctacctcctccctctccctccctcccttctcaaccctcactccctctctccctacctcctccctcccttctcctcttccctccctccctccctccctcccttctcctcttccctccctccctcccttctcctcttccctctctccctacctcctccctctccctctccctccctcccttctcaaccctcactccctctctccctacctcctccctctccctccctcccttctcctcttccctcactccctctctccctacctcctccctcccttctcctcttccctccctccctctctccctacctcctccctctccctccctccctccctcccttctcctcttccctcactccctctctccctacctcctccctcccctccctccccctccttcccccccccccccccttctcctcctccctcaatctctctggGGAACCGGCATGCTCTCCTAACAGCACATCAGCAGCagaccctcccccaccaccaccccccccccccctcaccaccgccaccatcacccccccccccctcacccccaccatcaccccctGCACTGCACCAGCTCTTTTAATTGGTCTAGGTCTCTGCAAAAGGGCTCAGCAGGATTGCAATACCCCCCCatccactcacccccccccccccaaccccccagcctccaccacagacccccccccccctcctccccccctcctcccaccaccaccaccaccaccgccgccgccacatcCATGGAGCCGTCCTCCTTCAGATCCATGGATGTGGCGAGGGAAAGGGGTGAACGTTACGCTCACGGCGAGGCCAGAACCTCTCGCCTCACCACATCCAAGCGCCACGGAAAGATTCCCGTCAGAACAAAGAGGGTTCGACTGGGGCGGTAGCGGGAGAGGAGGGGTTTGTGGGGAAGGTGGAGGGAAATGAGTCGCAGAAACTAATGCGGCGACGCTTCTCcggaggagggagaaagggacgTCAGAAAGTGTTGTTTTTTCCGAAGCCCGCCGCTGCTATTTTTTAACGGACaggggtttttttttttcttcctcttccttctcccgtCTAACGTTGTCAGCCAAACAGACCATCAGTGGCTGTGTGGAGAGATGCTAGGATCACAGCGTCAGCCCTGGCTCCTCTGGCTCCTCTGGCTCGTGTGCGGCGGTGGACACCCCGCTGTTCGACCCCCGTAGAGCCGCTCTCTCCACCCACGGCCTCGTCTGATTTCTCTGTCCCGTCCATAAACAATagcaaaaaaatacttttttttattgtgcggAAACAACTCCAGTGTTCAGGGTACATTCAGGCTGTGTGCGTGATCTGGAACATTATTGTATCAAGTGACTTCTACTAGTCAAAataaaataggctatttatGGACGATTCGTGTAAAGTAAGTGTGAAAGGGATTGTGGTTTAATAACCACTGACTATATTTGGATTCATTGTGAAGAGGACGGCTTAATACTTCACACACAAGGCTGTTCTTACTAGAACTGCCCTCGTTGTGTTTTGTTCTGTGCGATTCACACTGCAGTCTTGGCCAGACAGATGCATATTTTGAATTTTGCCTCTCCGTTGCAACCCAATAATAAGCTGTAAATCTTTTAATTATCTCATGGAAATGTCCGTTTTTGATGAAACTCACCTTGATCTTGTCACCCTgttacaacaacaacattaagctattaaaaaatatttctgcATACTTATACCTATACCTATTCAGAcattaaacgtgtgtgtgtgtgtgtgtgtgtgtgtgtgtgtgtgtgtgtgtgtgtgtgtgtgtgcgcttcacAGGCCTGCTGCTGAACCATGTCCTCTGCTCAGAGTGAGAATTCTTCAGGGTACCGTCTGAGTGGTGAGTGAGGCTGACGTTGTCATGACGATGCCTGTCACTGGCTTTTGCTATACCTCATCACTGAACACGCATCTCAGCTGAACGCCCCAGTGctgcagcctgtgtgtgtgtgtattgaaaaGTGGAGTATCAAAGGGACAACATATATACCTTCCGGCATATATGTATACCAAAAAAGAAAACTAGCCCCCAAGATGGCTTTCCCTCAGGTCAAGGATGGGGCAGATGAACTCGCTCATTTATTACCCATGGCTTTAAGAAATACTTTAGGTACAGTATTACATTCCATCCTTGTAGCAAACTAATTGGAAGCATCTTTGTTTAATTCAAAAAGGGAATGAGGTTCCTGCTGAGACTGTGGTCTTTATGGCCATTAGGGAAAAATATGCATAATCATGATAATATGCCGTGACATGTTCCAGTATTTTCCATTTGATGTGACACTTCTATGTTGAATAACTGTAACTACATACCTCTTTGTTAATCTATCTCTATAGAActatgcaatcaaaaaataatgaataaccCAGTGTGCTATGGTGTCCGTCATGGACTTCTGTTCCTCAAGCTTCAATGAACCCTCTTCTGCACGGACCCACTGCGTTGACctcttggtctgtgtgtgtgtttgacctcCAGTGGTGCGGAACCCCCCGGGATGGGAGGTGGGGCTTTACCTGGTGGGATTCCTGATCCTACTGGCCGTGGCGGGCCTGAACATCTGGAAGCTCTGGAAGTCGGGAACGTTTCCCACCCCTTCTCCCTTCCCCAACTTTGACTACCGGTACCTCCAGGAGAAATATGGAAACTCCTTCTCGGAAGTGCGGCAGAAGGTACCGTGAAGCGATCTCTTGATGATCCTTTTGCGATCGTCTCCGTCCAAAGCCCAAAGTGATTGGTCCAAAGGGCAACTGCTTTAGCAGCAGGTGTGATGCTGGTGGCTCATTAGAAGCTGTTTCAGAATCAATCCACTGGTCGATCCTATATCTGGGTGGGCAGGCAGTGCCACTTGCGATGTCACATGTGGATGGATTTTGAAACCGCTTGTACTAATGGCGGGgaaatagggcccctttaaaaTCATTCACTTACCTCGCCATGGGAAAATGCATCCCTCTAGTAATGCATTAGCTTGGCTCTCATTTCATCATTGATTACTATTGTTGAATGATTTCATAGGACACGGTTACAGCTTTGAAACTCTGATCCGTTTCGAGGGACTAATCACAGATTTTTTCCTTGTGTTGAATATAAAAATGTACCAAAGGTCAATATGATAGTTGGTAGGAAGGGGCTCAAAACCTATACGTTTTAAAATAATTTGGTTATTATTGTCGCTAAATTGAGGACTTAGACCTATGTTTATCTCGGATGCAGCAGTTTTTAAATGTTATAGCAAAACTTCTGGGAagagacggcacagagcctggtACTAAACCAACAACTGTGAGGGCCGGAGTGAGGCCTTGTGAAGAAAACCAATTTGCGCAAGTGGATAAAGGGTTCAAAAGTGATTTTAAGAAGTGTATTTTCTACAGTGCCCAGTCCACACTGTTGGTTTGATTCCTATACAGACCCTTTCTTTACAGTTTACTTCTGCTAGCCAAGTATGCGTTTGCCAATAACGCACTTATAGATCCCCTCCTACAGCGacatgattggtcgacagaagtATGAAGCGAAATTAAGTGAAACAACCCATTAAATCAGAACCGAGCCATCAGGCTTTGATATGAATCTAAAGCCTGTTTTGCGAGACTAGGCCCATGTTAATCAATTAATTAATGTGTGGATTAAATATTGGGAAACTTTCAGTGGAGTGTTTACCTCCAAGATGACCGCTAGTCTCAGAGGGGGGATGCAGTCAAACAGATGAAATACTACAATTGGTCAGGATTCAGTCAATTCGTCTGTGAGGTAATTAGCTAATTAAATTGCAGCAAGTCTTGTTCCGGGCTGTCTGCACTCAGATGGGGAAAACAAGTCAATATCATTAATCATAACAACGGCTCTCCCTGCAGAGAGTGGCGGCCAACAACCACCGCCgcacctccaccgcctccagccGCAAGCCCAGCCTGGCCGCGGGCGAGGCCCTGGACGTCCTGCGGGAGCTTGGCCCCCTGGAGCTGGTGAGCCGGGAGCTGGACCCGGCGGGCGCGGCGGCCCCCCTCAACCGCTCGGCGTCCACCGACTCGCTGAGCTCCATCTCGTCCGTCGCCAACAACTTCGGCCACGACTACACGGTGGGGCAGCTGGAGGTGACGCTGGAGTTCGAGCCGTCGcgccacccccacacccacctggGCCACGGCACGGGGCTGCTGCACGTGGCCCTGCACCAGGGCAAGGACCTGCTGGAGCGGGAGGAGGGCGACTTCCCCGGCTGCTTCGTCAGGGTGTCCCTGGGAGCCGAGGAGTTCCACGTGGGCGTCACCAAGGtgatggactgtgtgtgtgtgtgtgtgtgtgtgtgcttgacaaagtgtgtgcgtgtgggtgtttgacaatgtgtgtgtgtctgcttgtcaaagtgtgtgtgtgggtgtttgtcaaagtgtgtgcgtgtgggtgtttgtcaaagtgtgtgcgtgtgggtgtgtgtttgtcaaagtgtgtgtgagtgtgtgtgtgtgtgagtgtgtgtgtgttggtcaaagtttgtgtgagtgtgtttgtcaaagtgtgtgtgtctgcttgtcaaagtgtgtgtgtgggtgtttgtcaaagtgtgtgtgtgtgtttgtcaaagtgtgtgtgtgtgtgtttgtgtgtatgtgtgtattcaaaGAATGTATGCCTTGAAGAACTGAAAATACTAATATAATCAACTTGACCCACGTTGATCGTCTGCTAAAAGCCATGACGTTTAGTCGGATGTGTTTGTTATCTCACAACagtttgtaagtgtgtttgtggacATTGAACACGATCGCATCCAGTCACTGCACCAATACCGCCCCAGTCCAAATGCAGTCTAAATGAGCTGTCGCACGGAGTGTTTAAACCATCACAGTGATGGCTGTCATTGTGGACCCAGGCCAGCTCAGCTCGATTTCATTGCAATTAAGGTATTAGTTGGGCACAAACACAAGGCCTTAGGACGCCTAGCTcggttacagtgtgtgtgtgtgtgtgtgtgtgtgtgtgtgtgtgtgtgtgtgtgtgtgtgtgtgtgtgtcggggggtggAATCATTTAAGTTGTTCTAAGGCcacgttcacatctagcgttttttgtaatagggaaaagttgagcctaccgttttttcaacaaaaagaaaagctggcagcgtttttggccctaaaagcgccgagagcgtttttttctatcgcctagcaactaatccattctagacccgacgttactcgcctactacctatccaggctagagcccattagacatgttgTAGATCTCGACATAttctgtaattaaaactattaatcgctccaccggcactttcccgagtgattcgtctgccattgtttcttgttttgacagttgagagtttccttcgtgacgaagtgtcaatgttccgcttgtgattggtcagttgcccaaaagacgcctgacgttggccgctttcttcctgaaagttgaacttttttcaactctccgtatggcagaaaaaaacgctgggagaggcgtttaaAAAAGCGGCCGTGACTTTTCccagaaacgctctgctccaaaggaatataatgtaaaacaagcgctggcagattaaaaaaaacgctagatgtgaacgcggcctTAAGTGATAGGGGCACTTAACTTGTTCCCATGCAGTGATAAATCACACCGATGAGGGCGTTGATCCTGTAGCTCCAGATGCTACCTCTCTGCTCCATTATATTCCAAAGGCTGAGTCGGCTTCTTCTACTTTCCTTCATTGTTTCCTCTCCGTTCAGCAGAACGGGGACGACCTCACATCCCCGAGCAGTAGTCAGCGAGCAGATTGGCTCACACAGTGTATAGCTATGCATGTTTTTGTAACCGATCGCTTGACGAAGGAGTACGCCATGAGCCTATATAGCGACTCAGGCTAGATTGCAAGCTACAGTATGCTCCATCTCATTCCTATTCTCTCTTTCAACTCCACTTCCCATGTGCGTCTCCACATTGTCCTGTCCAGCAAGGCACAAGGCCTATAAAAGCCCGTTCACCACACGCTAACCAGATTAGGGACTACAATTGGAGAGGGGGCCCAGGGACGAGACGAAGGGACACTGCGGTATCGGCTCCATCTGCCACGCTGGCTCCGTCCTCACCGCCTGCTGGACGCACTCAACCCCATGATCAGGCTTCGGGCTCACGCTCTCATTCCACTCACGCCCCGTGCGTGCCGCTCTCAGCCGGCCTTGCGCGGGGGCCTGcgccacaccacaccacacctccGTGCTGTCCGGGTGTCAGGAGTGGAGTGTGTTCACGTTGTGTTGCTATTCCCGTTGTTGTGGTTATCGCGGCGCTGAAGCGGTGTGGTGTTAATAAAGGCGGGAGGCACCGCAGCGCAGGCGAGATTGGTTTTCCCGTGTGACGTGcaaacggggggagggggggggggggggggtttgagggCGTGGAAGGCGGGAGGAATGGCTGACATCAGCTCCCCTGCGCAACACGCAACCAACAGGGAGCCAGCCGACGCACTGGCCCACGCTCGGGCCCTGCTTTCCCTGCGAGGGGCTCATCTTTTTCtcactttctatctctctctctctctcgttctctctctgtggcgTTCTCATTCTctcgctcattctctctctcgttctctctctgtggcgttctctctctctcattctctctcgctcattctctctctcgttctgtctctctgtcgttctctctcattctctctgtgtcgttctctctccctcattctctctcgctcgttttctctcttgttctgtctctctgtgtcgttTGCTCTCTgtgtcgttctctctctcattctctctctctcattttctctctccttctgactCTGTGTCGttctctttctcattctctctatgtgtcgttctctctctcattctctctcgttctgtctgtgtgtgtcgttctctctctcattctctctatgtgtcgttctctctctcattctctctcgttctgtctgtgtgtgtcgttctctctctcattctctctatgtgtcgttctctctctcattctctctcgttctgtctgtgtgtgtcgttctctctctcattctctctcgttttgtctgtgtgtgtcgttctctctctcattctctctatgtgtcgttctctctcgctcattcTCCCTCGCTCATTTTCTCTCTcgttttgtctctctgtgtcgttCTAtgcctctcgttctctctctggtATTATATCTCCCTCttgttctgtgtttctgtctctctttcttgttcgctttcgctttctctctctcttactctcttacTCTCACGCACTCTCTTGATTTATTAGTCTTATTGTCTTTCTTGCTCGATCCGTTTTGCCTTCTTTCTCTACCcatttctctcttgctctcttgctccaTCTCTTGGTCTCTATCTTTctatccctctttctttctcccccccatatttatcttgctctctctcgcccgcgctctctctctcgctcgctcgctgtACGTCAGCTTTCTATCCCTCTTTTCCCCAGTGATGAACTTTGAGATCATGGCTCCTCAGTGCTAACCATCTCTTTGAGCGTCTTGTGACTCAGAAACTTCTCTGTTTTCTGATGCTGTTTGGCCCGCTAAAATCCTTCCAAGGTTATGGACAAGGCCGCTGTGCTGCCGAATCCAAATTCACTCTGAGAAACAACATGCTCTCTTTGCATTTCCCACACAACATAACGTGTAATTATCCCACGGCAAAGTCAAATATGTTTTGCATTAGAGTGGATGATACCAAAAAGCCTGGGTGACTCAAGTTTGTAGGTtgatttatcaaatgaaactaaAGATTAACCACTAGCAGGGATTGCTCAGCCCAGTAGCGTGCTGGCCACACAGGCCTTATCTCCGGTCGTGACTCGTGACCCAGGTGTCCTTGCCGTTCACTGTTGCACTGTGTAGCTAAATGTTGCTGTCTCTACTCAGACATTTAATACAGACCGCTTTCACATTTCACAGGCTGAAGGATCGGCTGTGGCGAACCTGTCTAATTATAATCGAGTCGCAGTGTGTTTTTCCGTCCGATTCCTTGTGAAATCCATTGGAAACCATATCTTCTTCAAAGTGTGAACATTTAATCACCACTATAAAAAGGTTTCTCTTTGTCATTCATTTTGAAGAGCAGAAGGCCAgcgctggctgttgccttggaCCCTACCTATTCTTAAATCTGCCTCGCCTGCCAAGAATCGAGATGATCGGCTAGGAGTCTACCCTCTGACTGCTTGATTAAGAGGATGCATTATGCAGGTTCTACAGTGCATGTATTACACTCActagcacagacagacagacagacagacagacagacagacagacagacagacagacagaccttttCGCGACTACACCACCAGACCAAGTCGTTTTGAACTAGGAGAGCAAAAAATATCTACCACAATATCTTCTGAAATCTCTTCCACGTCTTTATATTCACTTTTAGTATCTTCAACTCATCATTTCATTTTGCTGGCAAGGGGTcgtgggttcaatccccaatg includes:
- the syt12 gene encoding synaptotagmin-12, whose product is MSSAQSENSSGYRLSVVRNPPGWEVGLYLVGFLILLAVAGLNIWKLWKSGTFPTPSPFPNFDYRYLQEKYGNSFSEVRQKRVAANNHRRTSTASSRKPSLAAGEALDVLRELGPLELVSRELDPAGAAAPLNRSASTDSLSSISSVANNFGHDYTVGQLEVTLEFEPSRHPHTHLGHGTGLLHVALHQGKDLLEREEGDFPGCFVRVSLGAEEFHVGVTKVQANAFTVLFDERFSIPLDVATLEEISLRFACFGIDTEERNISAGLAELKLSDLDLTVRPFNAWLYLQDVNKAVDAVGEILLSLSYLPTAERLTVVVAKAKNLVWTNGRTTADPFVKVYLLQDGRKISKKKTSTKRDDNNPIFNEAMIFSVPSLVLQELSLRVTVAENTEDGRGENVGHVIIGPEASGMGITHWNQMLATLRKPVSMWHPIRRI